The following proteins are co-located in the Synchiropus splendidus isolate RoL2022-P1 chromosome 14, RoL_Sspl_1.0, whole genome shotgun sequence genome:
- the LOC128771190 gene encoding dynein axonemal heavy chain 1-like, whose protein sequence is MVILSNIIRSNLEKLGKGTYNVNETCWFAYKTSNLCRLISRVRYSMQDSLRYMVLSSIFYLNDMIQDSCYSVLQCQEDMVWGENLTRSPLKPKKHPLFVLDLVLDSKSVKYTTPPEDFGKAVVDLFDKGILATYNVPRIDGFVMKNLFIGGDPVILSVYMWEPEVARTREQIQKALSKAEIPLRAYAEEFTEYLELHNLDIETYVKANVTNLSSVKEVKKEVRKHLLEIRRMEQSLPSSITIGPFVVRVKPVREALCNKRKVLAKRTLDHFADKLRKQLHMASEKCHSMYRRLRVRPESANEEKEKKAWIKLLPEQLETYKETVRKLLVEYEIFYEFYHYLPEADVNKKFEAIRWPIKILKEIEVALAPAGPRRKTRTAVATS, encoded by the exons ATGGTAATACTAAGCAACATTATAAGAAGCAACCTGGAGAAACTCGGCAAGGGCACGTACAACGTCAACGAGACTTGCTGGTTCGCCTACAAGACTTCCAACCTTTGCCGACTGATCAGCAGAGTGCGATACTCCATGCAGGACTCCCTCCGCTACATGGTGCTCAGCTCGATATTCTATCTGAACGATATGATCCAGGACAGTTGCTACAGTGTTCTCCAGTGTCAAGAGGACATGGTCTGGGGAGAAAACCTCACCAGGAGCCCTTTGAA GCCAAAAAAGCATCCTCTGTTTGTGCTGGACCTGGTTCTGGATTCTAAAAGTGTCAAGTACACAACACCACCGGAGGACTTTGGAAAGGCTGTTGTGGATTTGTTCGATAAAGGGATCCTTGCAACGTACAATGTGCCAAGGATCGATGGG TTTGTGATGAAGAACTTGTTCATCGGCGGTGATCCAGTCATCTTGTCCGTGTACATGTGGGAACCAGAAGTAGCTAGGACGAGGGAGCAGATACAGAAAGCGCTGAGCAAGGCAGAGATCCCCCTCAGGGCCTACGCTGAGGAGTTCACAGAGTACCTGGAGCTTCACAACTTGGATATCGAAACCTATGTGAA AGCCAATGTGACCAATCTTTCGTcggtgaaggaggtgaagaaggaggtTAGGAAACACCTTCTGGAGATACGACGAATGGAACAATCCCTTCCATCCTCCATCACGATCGGCCCGTTTGTAGTTCGCGTGAAACCTGTCCGAGAGGCTTTGTGCAACAAAAGGAAAGTTTTAGCCAAACGCACTCTGGATCACTTTGCCGATAAGCTGCGGAAACAACTGCATATG GCGAGCGAAAAGTGTCACAGCATGTATCGAAGACTGCGTGTGAGGCCTGAGAGTGCGaatgaagagaaggagaagaaggcatGGATCAAACTGCTACCAGAGCAGCTGGAGACTTATAAG gagacagtcagaaAGCTCCTTGTTGAGTACGAGATCTTCTATGAGTTTTACCATTACCTCCCAGAAGCAGACGTTAATAAGAA GTTTGAAGCAATCAGGTGGCCTATTAAGATCCTCAAAGAAATAGAAGTAGCCCTCGCTCCAGCTGGACCACGGAGAAAGACCAGGACAGCTGTTGCAACCTCATAA
- the LOC128771369 gene encoding dynein axonemal heavy chain 1-like — translation MESPYPDRQLPERRFRTGGHRSKLVMTKQRGVYSDDIITISRFKMLSEQRQVQQRPQSEPSIHYKEFPTQDAPPVKFEFDYCKLTNFFSSDGDKPKCRVPFETGLGQTPRKLAIERLRREYMRIDFEELLGEKGIDSAHMMSGYSEDWEASPTEQVLLNLPIEIFDNEDFDCRTPDDWLSLGCADGAHGRKPIPAKALLPGEEGIYAHSWQLVGVADYCTKRHQYMVQRVLVKRSLDEAEVDPSLYEEHKKSNTWGVDILVEKQQYWVPRIKVFFVAEDPRVFVQRLQFALLLKKYTEANIQYHKSVDRLPVSNATPSIENESLRRIARIALSAPNLRPQLVKKFIGDLEKRVKQEYDRTMNILIYEEELKSALEQLPQEELLPIRKKECACVPDYKFLSIKRAFASKYLLSNTQVIRALSEVEIECRKVASLRLFNVLSETQSLKQ, via the exons ATGGAGTCGCCATATCCAGACAGACAACTTCCGGAGAGGAGGTTCAGAACTGGAGGTCACAGGTCAAAGCTGGTCATGACAAAACAGCGAGGCGTTTACTCAGATGACATTATAACTATTTCACGATTCAAG ATGCTTTCAGAGCAACGGCAAGTCCAGCAGAGGCCACAAAGCGAACCCAGCATCCATTACAAAGAGTTTCCAACCCAGGACG CTCCTCCAGTCAAGTTTGAGTTTGACTATTGCAAGTTGACCAACTTCTTCAGTAGTGATGGAGACAAACCAAAGTGTCGGGTGCCTTTCGAAACAGGGCTGGGTCAGACACCTCGCAAGCTCGCCATTGAAAG ACTTCGACGAGAGTACATGAGGATTGACTTTGAGGAGCTCCTGGGAGAGAAAGGCATAGACTCCGCTCACATGATGTCTGGTTATAGCGAAGACTGGGAAGCGAGTCCGACTGAGCAGGTCTTGCTAAACCTTCCCATCGAG ATATTTGACAACGAGGATTTTGACTGTCGCACGCCTGATGACTGGCTGAGCCTCGGTTGCGCCGATGGAGCTCACGGTCGAAAACCTATTCCCGCCAAAGCCTTGCTTCCTGGAGAAGAAGGCATTTATG CCCACAGCTGGCAGCTGGTTGGAGTTGCTGACTACTGTACAAAGCGTCATCAGTACATGGTTCAGAGGGTGCTGGTCAAGAGGAGCCTCGACGAGGCGGAGGTTGATCCCAGTCTATATGAAGAACACAAAAAGAGTAATACCTGGG GAGTGGACATCCTGGTAGAAAAACAACAGTACTGGGTTCCCCGTATCAAAGTGTTCTTCGTTGCCGAGGATCCGCGTGTCTTTGTGCAGCGACTCCAGTTTGCCCTGCTCCTTAAAAAGTACACCGAGGCCAACATCCAGTACCATAAGAGTGTCGACCGCTTGCCCGTCAGCAACGCCACGCCGtccattgaaaatgaaagccTGCGGCGGATCGCTCGAATCGCCCTGTCAGCGCCTAACCTCAGACCCCAACT GGTGAAGAAGTTCATAGGAGATCTGGAGAAAAGGGTCAAGCAGGAATATGACCGCACAATGAACATCTTAATCTATGAGGAAGAGCTGAAGAGCGCTCTGGAGCAGCTGCCACAGGAAGAGCTTTTGCCCATCAGGAAAAAAG AATGTGCCTGCGTTCCTGACTACAAGTTCCTCAGCATCAAAAGGGCTTTCGCCTCAAAGTACCTGCTGTCCAACACACAAGTGATCCGCGCTTTATCGGAGGTGGAAATAGAGTGCCGAAAGGTTGCATCCCTGAGACTGTTCAACGTTTTGAGCGAGACACAGAGCCTCAAACA ATGA